A region from the Chitinophaga sp. Cy-1792 genome encodes:
- a CDS encoding SusD/RagB family nutrient-binding outer membrane lipoprotein, with product MKPLYIFLLLMTIGFGCTKNFNSLNTDPTQFSAVAPEASILAAVKNLNAQMANYNTTKYWDLGHLLCQQANRYDVTDQGLWQTMYQGVLGNLKQVISNYGKDSAYNNRVQVARILQAYTYSIMAGNFGPVPLYQANDPAYLSSIKFDSEDTVYTFVMNTLKEAAAKINVNGDKLTYDPLYNGNLQSWVKFANTMRLKIGLRIQRNLPDLAGSAIRELMTNESMLISTEGESAKMAFENVNGNENPYYIKYIKSNQYYPYAPGASNQAPKLSEFLMTFFRSYNDPRMMVYYDSVPLAQRMLLTDTLTSISDDSLRIVTYPIPYLGLPKSATKLAGWTSLAGLPDVVGSNNINAYSNANPVIYQVGRPFVMLSYAETLFLKAEAVQSGYGGGQSADQYYYAGIDANFAFWNISSTLRDAYKNTPGIKWGTAGKGFNNYLSLVNTDISADGNTKIWIQRWLNYFPDGGFDCWTLERQTRVFNLPPHTNPGGNASYAANPTFADVPGRASYPMSVINLNQVGYKGALLALGTTRGDDYDIYQQLRFAKPYTVPQWDQVNAGYDISFIQKWYGTTIEELKKAAATGGFKYTLVQTYHP from the coding sequence ATGAAACCATTATATATTTTCCTGCTGCTGATGACTATCGGTTTCGGCTGTACGAAAAACTTCAATAGTCTGAATACAGACCCGACACAGTTCTCTGCCGTAGCGCCGGAAGCTTCTATCCTGGCGGCTGTTAAGAACCTGAATGCACAGATGGCTAATTATAACACCACTAAATACTGGGACCTTGGCCACCTGCTTTGTCAGCAGGCCAACAGGTACGATGTTACTGATCAGGGCTTGTGGCAAACCATGTACCAGGGCGTACTGGGAAACCTCAAGCAGGTCATCAGCAACTATGGCAAGGACTCCGCCTATAACAACAGGGTGCAGGTGGCCCGTATCCTGCAGGCATATACTTATTCCATTATGGCCGGAAACTTCGGCCCGGTACCGTTATACCAGGCCAATGATCCCGCTTATCTCTCTTCTATTAAGTTTGATAGTGAAGATACAGTGTACACCTTTGTGATGAATACACTCAAAGAAGCTGCTGCTAAAATTAATGTGAATGGCGACAAGCTGACATATGACCCGCTGTACAATGGTAACCTGCAATCGTGGGTGAAGTTTGCAAACACCATGCGGTTAAAGATAGGCCTGCGTATCCAGCGTAACCTGCCCGACCTCGCGGGTTCGGCTATACGCGAACTGATGACCAACGAATCAATGCTGATCAGTACCGAAGGGGAGTCTGCAAAGATGGCTTTCGAAAATGTGAATGGCAATGAGAATCCCTATTATATCAAGTATATTAAGTCTAACCAGTATTACCCATATGCGCCGGGTGCTTCCAATCAGGCGCCTAAGCTGAGCGAGTTTCTGATGACCTTCTTCCGCTCGTATAATGATCCGCGCATGATGGTATATTACGACTCCGTACCACTGGCGCAGCGTATGTTGCTGACCGATACACTGACCAGCATTTCAGATGATTCACTGCGTATTGTGACCTATCCGATTCCTTACCTGGGACTGCCTAAATCGGCCACCAAACTGGCTGGCTGGACGTCCCTCGCCGGGCTTCCGGATGTGGTGGGTAGCAATAATATCAATGCCTATTCCAACGCCAATCCAGTTATCTACCAGGTAGGCAGACCATTTGTGATGTTGTCTTATGCAGAAACACTTTTCCTGAAAGCCGAAGCAGTGCAAAGTGGCTATGGCGGTGGTCAGTCGGCAGATCAGTACTATTACGCCGGTATCGATGCCAACTTCGCCTTCTGGAATATCAGTTCCACACTACGTGATGCCTATAAAAATACGCCTGGTATTAAATGGGGAACTGCAGGTAAAGGTTTTAACAATTATCTGAGCCTGGTCAATACTGATATCTCCGCCGATGGCAATACGAAAATCTGGATACAGCGCTGGCTGAACTACTTCCCTGACGGTGGTTTCGATTGCTGGACGCTGGAGCGTCAGACGAGGGTCTTCAACCTGCCACCACATACCAATCCGGGTGGTAACGCTTCCTATGCTGCCAATCCGACTTTCGCAGATGTGCCGGGAAGGGCCTCATATCCGATGTCTGTCATCAACCTTAACCAGGTTGGTTATAAAGGTGCTTTACTGGCATTAGGTACTACCAGGGGAGATGATTATGATATCTACCAGCAACTGCGGTTTGCAAAACCTTACACCGTACCGCAATGGGACCAGGTAAACGCCGGTTACGATATCAGCTTTATCCAGAAATGGTATGGCACTACCATCGAAGAGCTGAAAAAAGCCGCTGCCACCGGAGGTTTTAAATATACATTGGTACAGACCTATCATCCTTAA
- the araD gene encoding L-ribulose-5-phosphate 4-epimerase AraD translates to MQQYQAIRQAAYEANMQLPALELVKFTFGNVSAADRSAGVFAIKPSGVPYAELSPDNMVIVDFDGKVVDGQLRPSSDTLTHAVLYKHWEHISGIVHTHSTYATAWAQSQRDIPIYGTTHADHNTIDIPCAAPMADELIAGNYEYQTGFQIMKALEERNLSYEEIQMILVGNHAPFTWGATPAKAVYNSAVLEEIARMAYLTEVINADAPKLKDSLIKKHYERKHGPGSYYGQ, encoded by the coding sequence ATGCAACAATATCAAGCTATCCGGCAGGCAGCTTATGAAGCTAATATGCAGTTGCCAGCGTTGGAACTGGTGAAATTCACTTTTGGAAATGTAAGCGCTGCCGACAGGTCGGCCGGCGTTTTTGCCATCAAACCCAGTGGGGTGCCTTATGCGGAGCTGAGTCCGGATAATATGGTTATCGTGGATTTCGACGGTAAAGTTGTCGATGGACAACTGCGCCCGTCGTCTGATACGCTGACCCACGCGGTATTGTACAAACACTGGGAGCATATCTCCGGTATCGTGCATACGCATTCTACCTATGCTACGGCCTGGGCCCAGAGTCAGCGCGATATTCCCATTTATGGTACCACCCATGCGGATCATAATACCATTGACATCCCTTGTGCTGCCCCAATGGCCGACGAGCTGATTGCAGGTAATTATGAATACCAGACTGGTTTTCAGATCATGAAAGCATTGGAAGAAAGGAATTTGTCGTACGAAGAAATCCAGATGATCCTGGTGGGGAACCATGCACCTTTCACCTGGGGCGCAACGCCAGCCAAAGCAGTATATAACAGTGCCGTACTGGAAGAAATAGCCAGGATGGCCTATCTCACAGAGGTGATCAATGCAGATGCGCCTAAGCTGAAAGATAGTTTAATCAAAAAACATTACGAACGTAAACATGGTCCTGGTTCTTACTATGGACAATAA
- a CDS encoding SusC/RagA family TonB-linked outer membrane protein, with the protein MKFLLSIVLLCCCTAVMAQRTLIKGKATDEKNNPLPGVSIMVKNSTNGVATAEDGTFAIYVGDPQKTILRASMTGYETQETMLAGRTSVQFNLVISAVNLKNVVVTGALGIKREAKAIGYATQGVDPNNLTEARDLNIVNGLAGKVAGLQVTSNGQPGSSSRVIIRGENSLTQNNQPLWVVDGVPINNDMGDGRDNLDFGNGAADLNPDDIESIQVLQGPNAAALYGSRAANGAILVVTKKGKINDSNLGISINQNTQVNSIAQFPAYQNVYGEGSNGFIVGNGTSIVPGTGAVKMGLYGSTWGMPMLGQPYDDFSGKPVAGGYSPHPDNITSFYKPSVTNASNISIAKADAVSSVRLSYTFTGSDDVLKNQNIIKKHNVSLNASRKYGKVLNVDARVMYTYQDTKNRTYRNLDASSPMAAYVYLPRSVDVNALEPWKDAYGNSFSLGSVGSVENPLWMLYENENRDQSHRWLTGITATARLTSKLNFRMQASTDMKTTSYYQYKELGGLRTPNGFYGNSNQQNLMWDYQGMLMYNNRVNKSLNITANVGAEYVNFSNQYRGASIASLLVHDMPSIQNSTAFPAATESLVRSQTQSVFADATVAWRDFLFVNITGRNDWSSTLPSVNNNFFYPSVNASFIFSNFLPENSILNYGKLRASVAEVGNSAPPQSLLTTYNYGGLFLGSPYLNYGTSNQLNNGQLKPEKTLSREAGVELAFFRSRLQLTASVYQSNTTNQILRPQIPTETGFSTRILNAGEMRNRGVEVSMNVAAVQNNKFKWNVLANWSMNRNKVLSLVPGINVLALGSNLGATVNAIVGQQYGVLTGSAPYKVRDTLIVNTTNGRTIADPNVVLGNFHPDWIGSLGSQVKYGAFDLSFLFTVKMGGVLYSASYGRANFAGTTIASLYGRDEWLFSNVILGENDQERMGNGQANSKGTTPYADNLRAKGPRYPNAYFPLTDSKGVVVLDANGRMIPGKKSDIWMNPTAYESDMVLNNTPAITFNASNIKLSELIFGYTLPVRYISATPIKTMRLAFVGRNLWTILKHTPRGIDPEAANTTGNAQGIESGGSFPYSTYGFDLKVTF; encoded by the coding sequence ATGAAATTTTTACTGTCAATCGTTCTGCTATGCTGTTGTACTGCAGTAATGGCCCAGCGTACCCTTATCAAGGGGAAGGCCACAGACGAAAAGAACAATCCCCTTCCTGGCGTAAGCATCATGGTGAAAAATTCCACGAATGGCGTCGCCACCGCCGAAGATGGCACCTTTGCAATCTATGTCGGCGATCCCCAGAAAACGATTTTACGCGCCAGCATGACCGGCTACGAGACACAGGAAACGATGCTGGCAGGTCGTACTTCCGTACAGTTTAACCTGGTGATCTCCGCTGTCAACCTGAAAAATGTGGTAGTCACCGGCGCACTTGGCATCAAAAGAGAGGCGAAAGCCATCGGGTACGCCACCCAGGGCGTTGATCCCAACAACCTGACGGAAGCACGTGACCTTAACATCGTTAACGGGCTTGCCGGTAAAGTGGCAGGCCTCCAGGTGACCAGCAACGGACAACCCGGCTCTTCCAGCAGAGTGATTATCCGCGGCGAGAACTCACTCACCCAGAACAACCAGCCACTTTGGGTGGTAGACGGTGTGCCCATCAACAACGATATGGGCGATGGCCGTGATAACCTCGACTTTGGTAACGGCGCTGCCGACCTCAATCCGGATGATATCGAATCCATTCAGGTGCTGCAAGGCCCCAACGCTGCCGCATTATATGGCTCCAGAGCAGCCAATGGCGCCATCCTGGTTGTTACCAAAAAAGGTAAAATCAATGACAGCAATCTCGGTATCTCTATTAACCAGAATACCCAGGTGAACAGCATTGCGCAGTTTCCCGCCTACCAGAACGTTTATGGAGAAGGTTCCAACGGCTTCATCGTCGGAAATGGTACCAGCATTGTGCCTGGTACCGGCGCCGTGAAAATGGGACTCTATGGATCTACCTGGGGAATGCCCATGCTCGGACAACCTTATGACGACTTCTCCGGCAAGCCTGTCGCCGGCGGATACAGTCCACATCCGGATAATATCACTTCTTTCTATAAACCCAGCGTTACCAATGCTTCCAATATTTCTATCGCCAAAGCTGATGCGGTATCATCGGTGAGGTTATCCTATACTTTCACTGGTAGTGATGATGTGCTTAAAAATCAGAACATTATCAAGAAACATAACGTATCCCTTAATGCCAGCCGTAAGTATGGTAAGGTATTAAATGTAGATGCCCGTGTGATGTATACCTACCAGGATACTAAAAACCGCACCTATCGTAACCTGGATGCTTCCAGCCCGATGGCGGCCTATGTATACCTGCCACGCAGCGTAGATGTGAATGCCCTGGAACCCTGGAAAGATGCCTATGGCAACTCTTTCTCACTGGGCTCCGTAGGTAGCGTCGAAAACCCGCTGTGGATGCTGTACGAAAATGAAAACCGTGACCAGTCGCACCGCTGGCTGACAGGAATTACAGCAACGGCACGCCTGACCTCCAAACTCAATTTCCGTATGCAGGCATCCACGGATATGAAAACCACCAGCTACTATCAGTACAAGGAACTGGGCGGACTCCGCACCCCTAACGGCTTTTATGGCAACAGCAATCAGCAGAACCTCATGTGGGATTACCAGGGTATGCTGATGTACAACAATAGAGTGAATAAATCGCTTAACATCACTGCTAACGTGGGCGCGGAGTATGTAAATTTCAGTAACCAGTACCGCGGCGCAAGTATCGCATCCCTGCTGGTGCACGACATGCCCAGCATCCAGAACAGCACTGCTTTCCCGGCGGCGACGGAATCTTTGGTGCGCTCCCAGACACAATCGGTATTCGCGGATGCAACCGTGGCCTGGCGCGATTTCCTCTTCGTCAACATCACCGGACGCAACGACTGGTCATCTACCTTACCATCTGTCAACAATAATTTCTTCTATCCATCTGTTAATGCCAGCTTTATTTTTTCCAACTTCCTGCCGGAAAATAGTATCCTGAATTACGGTAAACTCCGTGCTTCGGTAGCGGAAGTAGGTAACTCCGCGCCGCCACAATCGCTGCTCACCACCTATAATTATGGGGGCCTTTTTCTTGGTAGTCCTTACCTGAACTATGGTACCAGCAACCAGTTAAATAACGGGCAGCTGAAACCGGAGAAAACATTGTCCAGGGAAGCAGGCGTGGAACTGGCGTTTTTCCGCAGCAGACTTCAACTCACGGCAAGTGTTTACCAGTCTAATACCACCAACCAGATCCTTCGCCCGCAAATACCTACCGAAACCGGTTTCTCTACCCGTATCCTGAATGCAGGAGAGATGAGAAACAGGGGGGTAGAAGTAAGCATGAACGTGGCCGCTGTTCAAAACAATAAATTTAAATGGAATGTGCTGGCTAACTGGTCCATGAACCGCAACAAAGTATTGTCGCTGGTACCAGGAATTAATGTGCTGGCGCTGGGAAGTAACCTGGGTGCTACAGTAAATGCAATCGTCGGGCAACAATACGGTGTACTCACCGGTAGTGCACCATACAAAGTACGTGATACGTTGATCGTGAATACCACGAATGGCCGTACCATCGCGGATCCTAACGTGGTGCTGGGCAACTTCCATCCGGATTGGATCGGGTCCCTGGGCTCACAGGTGAAATACGGTGCTTTCGATCTGTCTTTCCTGTTTACGGTGAAAATGGGTGGTGTGCTTTATTCCGCTTCTTATGGCCGCGCCAACTTTGCAGGTACTACCATTGCCAGCTTATACGGCAGGGATGAATGGCTGTTTAGTAACGTTATCCTGGGAGAAAATGACCAGGAAAGAATGGGCAACGGCCAGGCCAACAGCAAAGGCACAACGCCTTATGCTGACAACCTCCGCGCAAAAGGACCACGCTATCCGAATGCTTATTTCCCGCTGACAGACAGCAAGGGTGTTGTGGTGCTGGATGCTAACGGCAGAATGATTCCAGGTAAGAAAAGTGATATCTGGATGAACCCTACTGCCTATGAGAGTGACATGGTGCTGAACAATACACCCGCCATTACCTTCAATGCTTCCAACATCAAACTCAGTGAGCTGATCTTCGGTTATACACTGCCGGTTAGGTATATCAGTGCTACACCTATTAAAACGATGCGCCTTGCCTTCGTTGGACGTAACCTCTGGACCATCCTCAAACATACACCTAGAGGTATTGACCCGGAAGCCGCCAATACCACCGGAAATGCACAGGGGATCGAGTCTGGTGGCTCCTTCCCGTATTCAACCTATGGATTTGATTTGAAAGTTACTTTTTAA
- a CDS encoding ribulokinase, translating to MKTSYVIGIDYGTDSVRSIIVDAQNGREVATSVFHYPRWKDGLYCNPALSQFRQHPLDYIEGLEASVKACLQQAGAEVAKNVRAISVDTTGSTPVAVDETGTPLALLPAFKDNPNAMFVLWKDHTAIKEAAEINATATRFPENYLRFVGGIYSSEWFWAKLLRTWRVDEAVRNATYSWVEHCDWIPFLLSGGKHAKDLKRGICAAGHKALYAAEFGGLPPDSFFAAIDPMLKGFTQRLFTTTYTSSEAAGTLSPEWATRLGLDTSVVIGIGAFDAHMGAVGGQIEPYHLSKVMGTSTCDMLVAPLSAVNDTLVKGICGQVPGSVIPGMMGMEAGQSAFGDAYAWFGNVLSWPLQNLLNHNTHPELTKHIQDASARMITELSKQAAAIEPEAGSEWAVDWLNGRRTPDADQSLKGTVTGLNLATDAPRMFRAVAESTCFGAKAIVERFEREGIPVKGLIGIGGVAKKSPFIMQMMADIMHMPIRIHQSEQTCALGAAMFAATAAGLYPRVEDAMLAMGQGFETTYTPDAKRAGIYAARYEKYKALGAFTASMNIDN from the coding sequence ATGAAAACATCCTACGTTATTGGCATCGATTATGGCACCGACTCCGTACGTTCTATCATAGTAGATGCACAGAACGGCCGCGAAGTAGCAACATCCGTATTCCACTATCCACGCTGGAAAGACGGCCTGTATTGCAACCCGGCGCTAAGCCAGTTCAGACAGCATCCACTGGACTACATCGAAGGACTGGAAGCCTCCGTGAAAGCCTGTCTCCAACAGGCAGGGGCAGAAGTGGCAAAGAACGTCCGCGCCATTTCTGTAGACACCACCGGCAGCACACCGGTAGCGGTAGATGAAACGGGTACGCCGCTGGCACTGCTGCCCGCCTTCAAAGACAACCCCAACGCGATGTTCGTGCTATGGAAAGACCATACTGCCATTAAAGAGGCAGCTGAAATAAATGCAACGGCTACACGCTTCCCGGAAAACTACCTTCGGTTTGTTGGTGGTATCTATTCTTCCGAATGGTTCTGGGCAAAGCTCCTACGTACCTGGCGTGTAGACGAAGCCGTTAGAAATGCCACATACTCCTGGGTGGAACACTGCGACTGGATACCGTTTCTCTTATCCGGTGGGAAACACGCAAAGGATCTTAAACGGGGCATCTGTGCAGCAGGACATAAAGCCCTGTATGCAGCGGAATTCGGCGGGCTCCCGCCAGACAGCTTTTTTGCTGCAATAGACCCTATGCTAAAAGGTTTCACGCAACGGCTCTTTACTACCACCTACACTTCCAGCGAAGCCGCTGGTACGCTCTCTCCTGAATGGGCCACCCGTCTGGGCCTGGATACCTCCGTCGTGATTGGTATCGGTGCCTTCGATGCACACATGGGCGCCGTAGGCGGACAAATAGAACCCTATCACCTCAGCAAGGTAATGGGAACTTCTACCTGCGATATGCTGGTAGCGCCATTATCAGCGGTAAATGATACACTGGTGAAAGGTATCTGCGGACAGGTGCCCGGTTCGGTTATTCCGGGAATGATGGGTATGGAAGCAGGACAGTCGGCCTTCGGCGATGCCTACGCCTGGTTTGGTAATGTCTTATCATGGCCATTACAAAACCTCCTGAACCATAATACCCATCCCGAACTTACCAAACATATCCAGGACGCCAGCGCAAGAATGATCACTGAGTTATCCAAACAGGCCGCGGCCATTGAGCCGGAGGCAGGCAGCGAATGGGCGGTAGACTGGCTCAACGGACGCCGGACGCCGGATGCAGATCAGTCGCTCAAAGGCACTGTTACCGGCTTGAACCTGGCTACCGATGCGCCGCGGATGTTCAGGGCAGTGGCAGAATCTACCTGCTTCGGCGCCAAAGCTATTGTAGAGCGGTTTGAGCGCGAAGGTATACCTGTCAAAGGTTTGATAGGCATTGGCGGCGTAGCGAAGAAATCTCCCTTTATCATGCAAATGATGGCCGATATCATGCACATGCCTATACGTATACATCAGTCCGAACAAACCTGTGCCCTTGGTGCCGCCATGTTTGCGGCTACGGCAGCAGGATTATATCCAAGGGTGGAAGATGCTATGTTGGCTATGGGACAGGGTTTCGAGACTACCTATACGCCTGATGCCAAACGGGCAGGGATATACGCCGCAAGGTATGAAAAGTACAAGGCATTAGGTGCCTTTACAGCATCCATGAACATTGATAACTGA
- the araA gene encoding L-arabinose isomerase has product MIDLKKLEVWLITGSQHLYGEEALKQVAAHSKEIAAALHDDSQVPVSVVYKPVVTTPEEIYAVCMEANAAANCIGVMLWMHTFSPAKMWIRGLKALKKPVCHLHTQYNRDIPWNDIDMDFMNLNQSAHGDRELGFMMSRMRMNRKVITGHWKDTEVRAELAGWARVAAGWHDWQGARFVRFGDNMRYVAVTDGDKVEAESVFGFSFNTHGIGDLVSVINSISDAAVNQLTAAYADAYTISADLLKDPALKDAARIELGLQTFLEAGNYKGFSDTFEDLHGMIQLPGIAVQRLMKAGYGFAGEGDWKTAALVRAMKVMGSGLAGGNSFMEDYTYHFDPANPMVLGAHMLEICESIAAGKPTCEKHPLGIGGKADPVRLVFNTGAGAAINASIVDMGNRFRLLVNEVEAVAPLHDLPKLPVARVLWKPYPDMKKACTAWILAGGAHHTCYSQNLTSTHMQDFANIAGIELALIDKNTSIRSFQNELRWNDAAY; this is encoded by the coding sequence ATGATTGATCTGAAAAAATTAGAGGTCTGGTTGATTACCGGGAGCCAGCATTTGTATGGTGAAGAGGCGCTCAAGCAAGTAGCTGCCCATAGTAAGGAAATTGCCGCTGCATTGCATGATGATAGCCAGGTGCCCGTATCGGTAGTGTACAAGCCGGTGGTAACCACGCCGGAGGAAATATATGCCGTATGCATGGAAGCGAATGCTGCAGCGAATTGTATCGGCGTTATGCTCTGGATGCATACCTTTTCTCCCGCCAAGATGTGGATTCGTGGCCTGAAGGCATTGAAAAAGCCGGTATGCCACCTCCATACGCAATACAACAGGGATATTCCATGGAATGATATTGATATGGATTTCATGAACCTGAACCAGAGCGCCCATGGCGACCGTGAATTAGGGTTTATGATGAGCCGTATGCGTATGAACAGGAAAGTAATTACCGGCCATTGGAAAGATACCGAAGTAAGAGCAGAGCTGGCCGGATGGGCGAGGGTAGCGGCAGGCTGGCACGACTGGCAGGGCGCACGTTTCGTGCGTTTTGGCGACAATATGCGCTATGTAGCCGTTACAGACGGAGATAAGGTAGAGGCAGAATCTGTATTCGGGTTTTCCTTTAATACACACGGCATCGGCGACCTGGTATCGGTGATCAACAGTATTTCTGATGCTGCTGTCAACCAGCTGACCGCTGCTTACGCAGACGCCTATACGATTAGTGCGGATCTCCTGAAAGATCCTGCCCTGAAAGATGCAGCGCGTATAGAACTTGGCCTGCAGACATTCCTGGAAGCCGGCAACTACAAAGGGTTTTCAGATACCTTCGAAGATCTGCACGGCATGATACAACTGCCGGGTATAGCAGTACAACGCCTGATGAAGGCCGGATACGGCTTTGCCGGTGAGGGCGACTGGAAAACCGCAGCGCTGGTACGTGCCATGAAAGTAATGGGTAGCGGATTGGCTGGTGGCAACTCTTTCATGGAAGACTATACCTATCATTTTGACCCAGCAAATCCAATGGTTTTGGGCGCACATATGCTGGAAATCTGCGAGTCTATCGCTGCCGGAAAGCCTACCTGTGAAAAGCATCCGCTGGGTATCGGCGGAAAGGCAGATCCGGTACGTCTGGTATTCAATACCGGCGCCGGTGCAGCTATCAACGCCTCCATCGTGGATATGGGCAATCGTTTCCGCCTGCTGGTGAATGAAGTGGAGGCAGTGGCGCCATTACATGACCTGCCTAAACTGCCGGTAGCACGTGTATTGTGGAAGCCTTACCCGGATATGAAAAAGGCATGCACCGCCTGGATCCTGGCTGGTGGCGCTCATCATACCTGCTATAGCCAGAACCTGACATCCACGCATATGCAGGATTTCGCCAATATCGCAGGCATTGAACTGGCCCTGATCGATAAAAATACATCAATACGCTCCTTCCAGAATGAACTGAGATGGAATGATGCAGCGTATTGA